In Agarivorans gilvus, one genomic interval encodes:
- a CDS encoding MDR family oxidoreductase has product MFKALVLEQVEKQTKASIQQLEDSALPEADVVVKVDYSSLNYKDGLAITGKGKIVRQFPMVPGIDLAGQVESSHDPRFASGDKVVLTGWGVGEGHWGGMAEKASLKADWLVPLPEGLSAQQAMIIGTAGFTAMLCVQALVDAGITPESGEILVTGASGGVGSVAVCLLAQLGYKVAAVTGRVEQNSQLLTDLGASRVIDRAEFAEAARPLEKQLWAGAVDTVGSNMLAKVLAQIDYNGAVAACGLAGGFDLPTTVMPFILRNVSLLGIDSVNCPSAKRVKAWQRLAELLPDSYYQQACSEVSLEQVPEYAEAITNGQVTGRVVIKL; this is encoded by the coding sequence ATGTTTAAGGCACTGGTACTCGAGCAAGTCGAAAAACAAACTAAGGCAAGCATTCAGCAACTAGAAGACAGCGCGCTTCCCGAGGCTGATGTGGTGGTTAAAGTTGACTACTCTTCGCTTAATTACAAGGATGGCTTGGCGATTACAGGTAAGGGCAAAATTGTGCGCCAGTTTCCTATGGTGCCTGGTATTGACCTCGCCGGACAGGTAGAAAGCTCACACGATCCCCGTTTTGCCAGCGGTGATAAAGTGGTTCTCACTGGGTGGGGCGTAGGCGAAGGACATTGGGGCGGAATGGCAGAAAAAGCCAGCCTAAAAGCCGATTGGTTGGTTCCTCTGCCCGAAGGTTTATCGGCCCAACAAGCGATGATCATCGGTACTGCGGGTTTTACCGCTATGTTATGTGTGCAGGCATTGGTGGATGCTGGCATTACTCCTGAATCTGGTGAGATCCTTGTTACCGGTGCCAGTGGCGGGGTGGGTTCGGTAGCGGTGTGTTTGCTGGCTCAATTAGGTTATAAGGTCGCCGCAGTTACTGGGCGTGTAGAGCAAAACAGCCAATTACTCACCGACTTAGGCGCCAGCCGCGTGATTGACCGCGCTGAATTTGCCGAGGCGGCTCGCCCTCTAGAGAAGCAGTTGTGGGCGGGTGCTGTAGATACTGTGGGCAGCAATATGTTGGCCAAAGTATTAGCGCAAATCGACTATAACGGGGCTGTTGCTGCTTGTGGTTTAGCGGGGGGCTTTGATTTACCCACCACAGTGATGCCATTTATTTTGCGGAATGTGAGTTTGTTAGGCATTGATTCAGTTAATTGCCCAAGTGCTAAACGCGTAAAAGCCTGGCAACGTTTAGCTGAGTTATTACCCGATAGCTATTATCAGCAAGCTTGCAGCGAAGTCAGTTTGGAGCAAGTGCCAGAATATGCTGAAGCGATTACCAATGGCCAAGTCACCGGTCGAGTGGTGATAAAGCTATAA
- a CDS encoding FadR/GntR family transcriptional regulator: MSNGFTPIKGAARSLHLQVAREIARRILSGSLAQGSIIPGELELCQQFGVSRTALREAIKLLNSKGLLESRPKIGTRVRDREYWNFLDPQLLDWMLGLENTEFAYREFLALRRAIEPEAAALAARNATAELRMRLSEVFQAMMASVSSDGDLSAWADLDMEFHRLVFLSTENRFYIPFANVLRVMFVSFIDRASQQSGPLIEEHKAIYDAIMAGNAEKARQANLLLLDKYNQGMQPS, encoded by the coding sequence ATGTCTAATGGTTTCACGCCTATAAAAGGGGCTGCTCGTAGCCTGCATTTACAGGTTGCTAGAGAGATTGCTCGGCGAATTTTATCGGGAAGCTTAGCTCAGGGCAGTATTATTCCGGGCGAACTGGAGTTATGTCAGCAATTTGGGGTTAGCCGAACCGCCTTAAGGGAAGCAATTAAATTGCTCAACTCCAAGGGCTTGCTTGAGTCTCGGCCCAAGATTGGTACGCGAGTGCGAGATCGCGAATATTGGAATTTTTTAGATCCTCAATTGCTTGATTGGATGTTGGGCTTAGAAAATACCGAGTTTGCTTACCGTGAGTTTTTAGCGCTACGACGTGCTATAGAGCCAGAAGCGGCAGCCTTAGCTGCGCGTAATGCTACAGCCGAATTGCGCATGCGCTTATCGGAAGTATTTCAGGCGATGATGGCTTCAGTATCCAGTGATGGAGACTTAAGCGCTTGGGCTGACTTAGATATGGAATTTCACCGTCTCGTGTTTTTATCCACCGAGAATCGTTTTTATATTCCTTTTGCCAACGTACTGCGGGTGATGTTTGTCAGCTTTATCGACCGCGCCTCACAGCAAAGCGGCCCGCTTATTGAAGAACATAAAGCAATTTATGATGCCATTATGGCTGGCAATGCCGAGAAGGCGCGCCAAGCTAACTTGCTTCTGTTAGACAAATATAACCAAGGCATGCAGCCGAGTTAG